In Carya illinoinensis cultivar Pawnee chromosome 6, C.illinoinensisPawnee_v1, whole genome shotgun sequence, a single genomic region encodes these proteins:
- the LOC122312773 gene encoding mitogen-activated protein kinase kinase kinase 20-like codes for MQWQKALVLGSGSYGTVYLGVPTNPNFGPSYYIAIKTSRLESSSTLQKERRILSRFAGCPEIVRCLGAQLSIECGLCYYNLQLEYASGGTLEDLIKRSGGKLEEHDVRRYTTMILKGLRALHKQGYVHCDLKPANILAFSTGSGGVSKVKITDFGLSKIPGEENEIMRKRFSFRGTPNYMSPESVLWGIITPALDIWSLGCVVVEMVTGNVGWDSSISIDELMIEIACGNPPKIPETMSELGKDFLRRCLEGNPLKRLTAELLLLHPFLVEGCQGSPSAGSSAPIGCSSSVSMKPNASKKSLPPPPGFSLKTKKPPSPEKLPPPARATLWLQSNTNMFTIPAFDRPMKQSAGVIRPYRLFPS; via the coding sequence ATGCAGTGGCAGAAAGCTCTAGTTCTGGGGAGCGGATCGTATGGCACTGTGTATTTAGGGGTACCCACGAACCCTAATTTTGGACCTTCATATTATATTGCGATCAAGACGTCTCGTCTTGAGAGTTCTTCGACGCTtcagaaagagagaagaattcTCAGTCGGTTTGCTGGATGTCCAGAGATTGTTCGTTGTCTCGGGGCTCAGTTGAGCATAGAATGTGGGCTATGTTACTACAACCTTCAACTCGAGTATGCATCGGGAGGTACTCTAGAAGATCTAATCAAAAGAAGTGGAGGAAAGCTGGAGGAGCACGATGTTCGAAGGTATACTACGATGATTCTGAAAGGGCTTCGTGCTCTCCACAAACAAGGGTACGTTCATTGTGATCTTAAGCCTGCCAATATTCTTGCTTTTAGTACTGGATCAGGGGGTGTAAGCAAGGTAAAGATCACCGATTTTGGGCTTTCGAAGATTCCCGGGGAGGAGAATGAGATCATGAGAAAAAGGTTCTCCTTTCGAGGTACTCCCAATTACATGTCTCCAGAATCGGTTTTGTGGGGCATAATCACTCCCGCGTTAGATATATGGTCTCTGGGATGCGTAGTGGTGGAGATGGTCACTGGAAACGTGGGATGGGATTCAAGTATAAGCATCGACGAGTTAATGATTGAAATCGCTTGTGGGAACCCACCAAAGATACCTGAAACAATGTCAGAGCTTGGGAAAGATTTCTTGCGGAGGTGTTTAGAGGGGAACCCTTTGAAGAGGTTGACAGCTGAGTTGCTACTGCTTCATCCTTTCCTGGTCGAGGGTTGTCAAGGTTCTCCATCTGCAGGATCATCTGCTCCAATTGGTTGTTCTTCATCAGTTTCAATGAAACCCAATGCTTCAAAAAaatctcttcctcctcctcccgGGTTTTCATTGAAGACGAAGAAGCCGCCGTCTCCAGAAAAACTACCTCCGCCAGCTCGGGCCACTTTGTGGCTCCAATCTAACACAAACATGTTCACTATCCCTGCATTCGATCGTCCCATGAAACAATCAGCTGGTGTAATCCGGCCATATCGCTTGTTTCCCAGCTGA
- the LOC122312374 gene encoding dirigent protein 23-like, whose product MAPKLVTVLLLFFLVAAVPWAQSSEADNWATSKKFPKKTVTKLQFYFHDTISGKNPSAIRVAQAAGTQKSPTLFGLVMMADDPLTKTADPNSELVGRAQGLYGSAGQQELGLIMAMNYGFTHGIYNGSSVSLLGKNPATHPVREMAIVGGTGLFRFARGYAIAQTHWFDANTGDAIVGYNVTVVH is encoded by the coding sequence ATGGCGCCAAAACTTGTCACTGTTCTACTGCTCTTCTTCTTAGTTGCAGCCGTCCCATGGGCTCAAAGCTCGGAAGCGGATAACTGGGCCACAAGCAAGAAGTTCCCTAAGAAGACAGTGACCAAACTACAGTTTTACTTCCATGACACAATCAGCGGGAAGAACCCCAGCGCTATTAGGGTGGCTCAAGCCGCTGGCACCCAGAAATCTCCGACTCTCTTCGGCCTTGTCATGATGGCAGACGATCCCTTAACGAAGACAGCCGATCCGAATTCAGAGCTCGTGGGCAGGGCTCAAGGTCTGTACGGGTCAGCAGGACAACAAGAACTTGGTCTCATCATGGCCATGAACTATGGATTCACCCATGGCATCTACAATGGTAGCAGTGTTAGCCTACTTGGCAAGAACCCGGCGACGCATCCGGTGCGTGAGATGGCGATCGTAGGCGGAACAGGACTTTTCCGGTTTGCACGTGGGTATGCCATTGCCCAGACACATTGGTTTGACGCCAACACCGGTGATGCAATTGTTGGATACAATGTCACGGTGGTTCATTAG